A portion of the Sulfurospirillum diekertiae genome contains these proteins:
- a CDS encoding tyrosine-type recombinase/integrase: MRYTVDAKERFELSLLFWLDRFIKSKLTSLSNRHVEENAKLSAIIGALNHGSATMDELKNLAKEARNIGLIGINLFINPLEKFYYYIVPMGLTSLKEIDEELLSEFLASQTGSLSDATKKNYRMAVVSLFKFIDKQNEDAKGNSHQFRIELKNWGGLGGKKGEKLPAHMYKEELSRFFKAIEETEFKPYVQAKNRLLIKMIIFTGMRVSEALDLKLKDMVKDEDYYIFQIRGKGNKPRTAMIKVEQIEHDLSEWMSYRSSENPLLFQSRTGKPLTQAYVSYIMDKILMTAGIRKEKNGAHMLRHTFATLLYQKNRDLILVQEALGHSDLNTSRIYTHFDKERLKIAANTMDDVQ; the protein is encoded by the coding sequence ATGCGCTACACGGTGGATGCGAAAGAGCGTTTTGAGTTAAGTTTGCTCTTTTGGCTTGATCGGTTTATTAAGTCGAAACTGACCTCTCTTTCCAACCGCCATGTCGAAGAAAATGCCAAGCTCTCCGCCATTATTGGCGCGCTCAATCATGGTAGTGCAACGATGGATGAGCTAAAAAATCTTGCTAAAGAGGCACGTAATATTGGGCTAATTGGCATCAATCTTTTTATCAATCCGCTGGAGAAATTTTACTATTACATTGTACCTATGGGGTTGACGTCTCTTAAAGAGATTGATGAAGAACTTTTGAGTGAATTTCTTGCCTCTCAAACAGGCTCACTCTCCGATGCCACAAAGAAAAATTACCGTATGGCGGTTGTCTCACTCTTTAAATTTATTGACAAACAGAACGAAGACGCTAAAGGTAATTCACATCAATTTCGTATCGAGCTTAAGAACTGGGGAGGTCTTGGTGGTAAAAAGGGTGAGAAACTTCCGGCTCACATGTATAAAGAAGAGCTCTCACGCTTTTTCAAAGCGATCGAAGAGACGGAGTTTAAACCCTATGTTCAGGCAAAAAATAGACTTTTGATTAAGATGATTATTTTTACAGGTATGCGTGTCAGTGAAGCTTTGGACTTAAAACTGAAAGATATGGTAAAAGATGAGGATTACTACATCTTTCAGATTCGAGGTAAAGGCAATAAACCTCGCACGGCGATGATTAAAGTGGAACAGATTGAGCATGATTTGAGCGAATGGATGAGTTACCGAAGTTCTGAAAATCCCCTTTTGTTTCAAAGCCGTACGGGTAAACCGTTGACGCAAGCGTATGTCAGTTATATCATGGATAAAATCCTCATGACGGCGGGGATTAGAAAAGAAAAAAACGGTGCGCACATGTTGCGCCATACCTTTGCAACACTGCTTTATCAAAAAAATAGAGACCTTATTTTGGTGCAAGAAGCACTTGGACACTCTGATTTGAATACCTCTCGCATTTATACCCATTTTGATAAAGAGCGTTTAAAAATTGCAGCTAATACTATGGATGACGTACAATGA
- a CDS encoding CorA family divalent cation transporter, protein MKHLYDQIDRFHLLDIKNATHPSMFVEESNYDILILALPTSRDKELKIDSYAFVFDGTSCYWYDKNVQEFIDFKTMEKVYELLNEKTNIAMKMLTSLHESIDWMEEQLYDNAQLSSFMRYWLNTKKDLSRINRLLTLSVEVLESFIESYLKEENFLSIHFKDIHEHLSRTNRSSLLAIDKLNNLYNFYTSRNNERMNKTIYLLTIFSGIFLPLNLIVGYFGMNTHGLPLDGIANGSTIVAFLLGCCAMLMAGVILYFGKKV, encoded by the coding sequence ATGAAACATTTATACGACCAGATCGATCGTTTCCACCTTTTAGATATTAAAAATGCAACTCATCCTTCCATGTTTGTGGAAGAATCCAACTATGATATTTTAATCTTAGCGCTACCCACCTCACGCGACAAAGAGCTTAAAATTGACTCGTATGCTTTTGTGTTCGATGGAACTTCATGCTATTGGTACGATAAAAACGTGCAAGAATTTATAGATTTTAAAACGATGGAAAAAGTCTATGAATTACTGAATGAAAAAACAAATATTGCAATGAAAATGTTAACTTCTTTGCATGAAAGTATTGATTGGATGGAAGAGCAGTTATATGACAATGCTCAGTTGAGTTCATTTATGCGCTATTGGCTTAACACAAAAAAAGATCTCAGTCGAATTAACCGCCTTCTAACACTGAGTGTTGAAGTTTTGGAGAGTTTTATTGAAAGCTATCTCAAAGAAGAAAATTTTTTATCCATTCATTTTAAAGATATTCACGAACATTTAAGTCGTACCAATCGCTCCTCTTTACTGGCAATCGACAAGTTAAATAACCTTTATAATTTTTACACCAGTCGCAATAATGAACGCATGAACAAAACCATCTACCTTTTGACAATTTTCTCTGGAATTTTTCTTCCCTTAAATCTCATTGTTGGTTATTTTGGTATGAATACACATGGATTGCCCCTAGATGGCATCGCTAATGGATCAACAATTGTTGCATTTTTATTGGGATGTTGTGCCATGTTAATGGCGGGAGTTATTTTATATTTTGGTAAAAAAGTTTAA